One segment of Salvia splendens isolate huo1 chromosome 20, SspV2, whole genome shotgun sequence DNA contains the following:
- the LOC121781596 gene encoding zinc finger MYM-type protein 1-like — protein sequence MKSHDSSSPSAPNDNVTPSNVSESQAPLNASVSPTPPSVTVTPLNASVSLSPPNVTVTPSNANVSSTRTVPLEEKELIYDVEKLNHDPAKRDSIMKYPPNERDAVRRAYILKKPYNATEVTIREYDIRLKASISCLRYLLRQGLGFRGHRENSEFLNRGNFLELLKLLRTHNEVVSKVNLENAPGNCQLISPTIQKDIINCCAKETTKQIVDELGVDYFAILADESSDVSQKEQLSLCLRYVKRKTGLVVERFIGLAHVGDTTALSLRSAIISLLMEHSLSPSKIRGQGYDGASNMKGEIHELKTLIMEDTPSAYYVHCFAHQLQLTLVAIAKKNDECSWLFDTVARLLNVVGVSCKRRELIREIQAQKLAQALEVDELETGSGLNQELGLKRPRDTRWSSHYKTLLNVMDLFSTIFKVLMIIGKDGSKSEDKCKVQGIFYSMESFHFVFMALLMTTIFGYTNNLCLALQRRDQDIINAMRLVSLTKCQLKKMREDGWEIHLNKVILFCNNHGIACYMPHGRSKRFVQQVTYRHHFRIDVFIEIIDLLLQEFDNRFDEVNMELIRCMACFDPRDGFSSFDKESVLKLATFYPSDFQALI from the exons ATGAAATCTCATGATAGTTCAAGTCCTTCGGCTCCAAATGATAATGTCACTCCTTCAAATGTTAGTGAGTCTCAAGCTCCTTTAAATGCTAGCGTTTCTCCGACTCCTCCCAGTGTTACTGTGACTCCTTTAAATGCTAGTGTGTCTCTGTCTCCTCCAAATGTTACTGTGACTCCTTCAAATGCTAATGTATCTTCGACTCGAACTGTCCCATTAGAGGAAAAAGAATTGATTTATGATGTTGAAAAACTTAATCATGATCCTGCAAAAAGAGACAGTATAATGAAATATCCTCCAAATGAGCGAGATGCAGTCAGGAGAGCATATATTCTTAAAAAGCCTT ataaTGCCACCGAGGTGACTATAAGAGAGTATGACATTCGTTTGAAGGCTTCAATTTCATGTTTGCGTTATCTACTGCGACAAGGTTTGGGTTTTCGTGGACATAGAGAAAATAGTGAATTCCTTAACAGAGGAAATTTCCTTGAACTTCTGAAATTGTTAAGGACACACAATGAAGTTGTTTCAAAGGTGAATTTGGAAAATGCTCCCGGAAATTGTCAATTGATATCTCCAACTATTCAAAAGGATATTATCAATTGTTGTGCTAAAGAAACAACTAAGCAAATTGTGGATGAACTAGGTGTTGACTATTTTGCTATATTAGCCGACGAATCAAGTGATGTGTCCCAAAAGGAACAATTATCTCTTTGCCTACGCTATGTTAAAAGAAAAACGGGACTAGTAGTGGAACGATTCATTGGTCTTGCTCATGTTGGTGATACCACAGCCTTGTCTCTTAGAAGTGCAATTATATCATTGCTTATGGAACATTCATTGAGTCCATCTAAGATTCGAGGACAAGGATATGATGGGGCTAGTAACATGAAGGGTGAGATACACGAACTGAAGACTTTAATTATGGAAGATACTCCAAGTGCTTACTACGTCCACTGCTTCGCCCACCAACTTCAACTGACTCTAGTAGCCATTGCCAAAAAGAACGATGAATGTTCTTGGCTTTTTGATACGGTTGCAAGGTTGTTGAATGTTGTTGGAGTTTCTTGCAAGAGAAGGGAATTGATTCGCGAAATTCAAGCACAAAAACTTGCTCAAGCGTTGGAAGTTGACGAACTTGAAACAGGGTCTGGGTTAAATCAAGAACTTGGTTTGAAGAGGCCCAGAGACACTCGTTGGAGTTCTCACTACAAAACTCTTTTGAATGTCATGGACCTATTTTCTACAATTTTTAAGGTTCTTATGATTATTGGGAAGGATGGCTCTAAATCGGAGGATAAGTGCAAAGTTCAGGGCATTTTTTACTCAATGGAGTCATTTCACTTTGTTTTTATGGCACTACTAATGACTACTATATTTGGGTATACTAACAATTTGTGTCTTGCTTTGCAAAGAAGGGATCAAGATATTATTAATGCTATGAGGCTTGTCTCTTTAACCAAATGTCAACTAAAGAAAATGAGGGAGGACGGATGGGAGATTCACTTAAACAAGGTAATCTTATTTTGTAATAATCATGGCATTGCCTGTTATATGCCTCATGGAAGATCAAAACGTTTTGTTCAACAAGTTACATATCGTCATCATTTTCGCATTGATGTGTTTATAGAGATAATTGATTTATTACTTCAAGAATTTGATAATCGATTTGATGAAGTCAATATGGAGTTGATCAGATGCATGGCTTGCTTCGATCCTAGAGATGGCTTCTCTTCTTTTGACAAAGAAAGTGTACTCAAACTTGCAACTTTTTATCCTTCCGATTTTCAAGCATTGATTTGA
- the LOC121781597 gene encoding zinc finger MYM-type protein 1-like: MRGEFNGLKSLILKRNSSAYYVHCFAHQLQLTIVDVAKKHKIVGSFYNSISRLCNTVGGSCKRRDILREKQRENIIKEIASDEISTGRGLNQEMSLKRPGDTRWSSHYGTLVNLIHLYSSIVDVLEYVGENGHDDSIRAEADDVLEIINSFEFVFVLHLMKQILGITHELSQVLQKKDQDIVNAMNLVKVAKSRLQIMREKD, from the coding sequence ATGAGAGGAGAATTCAATGGGTTGAAGAGTTTGATACTCAAGAGAAATTCCAGTGCTTATTATGTACATTGCTTTGCTCATCAGCTTCAGCTCACGATTGTTGATGTTgctaaaaaacataaaattgtcGGATCTTTTTATAATTCTATCTCTCGTTTGTGTAATACTGTTGGAGGTTCTTGTAAGCGCAGAGATATACTTCGGGAGAAACAGAGAGAGAATATTATTAAAGAGATTGCAAGTGATGAAATAAGCACAGGAAGAGGACTAAATCAAGAAATGTCATTGAAGCGACCTGGAGATACTCGTTGGAGTTCACATTACGGTACTCTTGTCAACTTGATACATTTATATTCTTCTATTGTTGATGTTCTTGAGTATGTTGGGGAGAATGGTCATGACGATTCAATAAGGGCTGAAGCTGATGATGTGCtagaaattataaatagttttgAGTTTGTCTTTGTGTTACATCTTATGAAGCAAATCTTGGGAATCACACATGAACTCTCCCAAGTGCTACAAAAGAAAGATCAAGACATTGTTAATGCGATGAATCTTGTCAAGGTAGCAAAATCACGTCTGCAAATAATGAGGGAAAAAGATTAG
- the LOC121781598 gene encoding uncharacterized protein LOC121781598, which translates to MEDEFVARKKGRRRAEKMKNLHYYRVELFCSVIDLQAQELNQRFDEVNTDLVLCMSCFDPRDLFSAFDLEKLLRLARYYPSEFSKVALSELKSQLENFIFDVRIDEKFSQISGISGLAQKMVSTRKHEVFPMVYSLVKLSLILPVATASVERAFSAMKIIKTSLRNSMGDQLLNDCLVPYIEKDVFVKVTNETIMQRF; encoded by the coding sequence ATGGAAGATGAGTTTGTAGCTCGAAAAAAAGGAAGACGTAGAgctgagaaaatgaagaatctcCACTATTATCGAGTTGAGCTCTTTTGTTCGGTTATTGACTTGCAAGCTCAAGAGTTGAATCAACGTTTTGATGAAGTCAACACAGACTTAGTTTTATGCATGTCATGTTTTGATCCTAGGgatttattttctgcatttgattTGGAGAAGCTGCTTCGTCTTGCACGGTATTATCCTTCTGAATTTTCTAAAGTTGCTTTGTCCGAGCTTAAAAGTCAACTTGAGAACTTTATTTTCGATGTGCGCATAGATGAAAAGTTTTCACAAATATCAGGAATCAGTGGTCTTGCTCAAAAGATGGTTTCTACAAGGAAACATGAAGTTTTTCCAATGGTTTATTCATTAGTTAAGTTGTCATTGATCTTACCAGTTGCCACTGCATCAGTAGAAAGAGCCTTTTCAGCAATGAAGATCATCAAGACTTCTCTACGTAATAGCATGGGAGACCAACTATTGAATGATTGCTTAGTTCCTTACATCGAAAAGGATGTGTTTGTTAAAGTTACCAATGAAACTATTATGCAGCGGTTTtag